One window of Alteromonas sp. LMIT006 genomic DNA carries:
- the coxB gene encoding cytochrome c oxidase subunit II yields MLASVPILADTAESAGRSDLNLRQGVTDISQQVYDLHMLMFWICVGIAVIVFGVMFVSIIRHRKSRGVKPANFHESVKVEIAWTVAPFVILVLMAIPAAQTLIAMEDTSESDLTILVTGSQWKWEYKYMDSGINYFSNLATQREQINNKFAKGENYLLEVDRPLVIPTGQKVRFLITSDDVIHSWWVPDFAVKKDANPGFINEAWTMVNEPGVYRGQCAELCGKDHGFMPIVVIAKSPDDYAMWRDEKLEAIAQAQAEEERLLAMNMSLDELMENGQKVYMAKCAACHMPNGEGLPGVFPAIKGSNIALNDQPKHIDILLNGVTGTAMQSFSKQLTLSEIAAVITYQRNAWGNNTGDVVQAKDIHAVANGN; encoded by the coding sequence GTGTTAGCAAGTGTGCCTATTTTGGCGGACACAGCAGAGAGTGCGGGGCGAAGCGATTTGAATTTACGACAAGGCGTTACAGATATTAGCCAGCAAGTTTATGACTTGCACATGTTGATGTTTTGGATCTGCGTCGGCATTGCCGTAATTGTGTTTGGTGTGATGTTTGTTTCCATTATTCGTCACCGCAAATCAAGAGGCGTTAAACCGGCTAACTTCCATGAGAGTGTCAAAGTAGAAATCGCTTGGACAGTCGCGCCGTTTGTTATTTTGGTTTTGATGGCGATACCTGCAGCACAAACTTTGATTGCAATGGAAGATACTTCTGAATCGGACTTGACCATATTAGTAACAGGTTCGCAGTGGAAGTGGGAATATAAGTACATGGACAGTGGTATCAACTACTTCTCAAACCTTGCCACTCAGCGTGAGCAAATCAATAACAAGTTTGCTAAAGGTGAAAACTACCTGTTAGAAGTGGATCGTCCTCTCGTCATTCCCACTGGGCAAAAAGTCCGTTTCTTAATCACTTCGGATGATGTGATTCATTCATGGTGGGTACCGGACTTTGCTGTTAAAAAAGACGCTAACCCAGGATTTATTAATGAAGCTTGGACTATGGTTAATGAACCAGGTGTATATCGCGGACAGTGTGCAGAGCTTTGCGGAAAAGACCACGGCTTTATGCCAATTGTTGTTATTGCCAAGTCTCCTGATGATTACGCCATGTGGCGCGATGAGAAGCTCGAAGCTATCGCTCAAGCACAAGCAGAAGAAGAACGTTTGTTGGCCATGAATATGTCTTTAGATGAATTAATGGAAAACGGACAAAAGGTCTACATGGCGAAATGCGCCGCATGTCACATGCCAAACGGTGAAGGTCTTCCAGGTGTATTTCCTGCTATAAAAGGCAGTAACATCGCATTGAACGACCAGCCAAAACACATCGATATCTTATTAAATGGTGTCACGGGTACAGCCATGCAATCATTTTCTAAACAGTTAACTTTATCTGAAATTGCAGCAGTGATTACTTACCAGCGTAACGCATGGGGTAACAACACTGGGGATGTGGTTCAAGCCAAAGACATCCACGCAGTAGCAAATGGTAATTAG
- the lexA gene encoding transcriptional repressor LexA, whose amino-acid sequence MRPITPRQQEILDLIKQSILETGMPPTRAEIARQLGFKSPNAAEEHVKALAKKGFIEILSGTSRGIKLNVPLEDEPEESGLPLIGRVAAGEPLLAQEHVESHYQVDPDLFRPNADFLLRVSGMSMKDIGILDGDLLAVHKTQDVHNGQVVVARVEDDVTVKRLEKSGQYVYLHAENEDFKPIVVDLAEQAFNIEGIAVGVIRSADWM is encoded by the coding sequence ATGAGACCGATTACGCCACGCCAGCAAGAGATTTTGGATCTGATAAAGCAATCCATCCTTGAAACCGGAATGCCTCCCACTCGTGCTGAGATTGCACGGCAACTGGGGTTTAAGTCACCTAATGCAGCTGAAGAGCACGTCAAGGCGCTCGCCAAGAAAGGATTTATTGAGATTTTGTCAGGTACCTCACGAGGGATCAAGCTGAATGTGCCATTGGAGGACGAACCCGAAGAGAGCGGTTTGCCGTTGATAGGACGTGTTGCAGCAGGCGAACCTTTATTGGCGCAAGAACATGTCGAGTCCCACTATCAAGTCGATCCTGATCTTTTCCGACCCAATGCGGATTTCTTATTACGGGTCAGCGGAATGAGTATGAAAGACATTGGCATATTAGATGGCGATCTTTTGGCGGTACACAAGACTCAGGATGTACACAATGGGCAAGTTGTTGTGGCAAGGGTTGAAGATGATGTGACAGTTAAACGACTTGAGAAATCCGGGCAATATGTGTATTTACACGCTGAAAACGAAGACTTTAAGCCGATTGTCGTCGATTTAGCCGAACAAGCGTTCAATATTGAGGGCATTGCAGTAGGAGTCATTCGCTCAGCCGACTGGATGTAA
- the plsB gene encoding glycerol-3-phosphate 1-O-acyltransferase PlsB, producing the protein MRWWRKLFAFLLYWPMRVLVKAHTIPAQVQDELHIDSEKPVIYLLHTRSIADLLALAFSARKVGLPSPLASQILPGTDIKYPRALFLHTTMPVFGKKPRKTDIERQFTELFNIHRQHPDMDVQFVPAYVTWGRAPEKSKPNFSDLVVDVASPSWVRKLFIVMFLGRDNFVSYSRAVSSKFMSDQHGSDEHIAKKLLRVAATHFQRKRQGLTGPTLLERQTLHSAVVGAKAVKLAMREEVRSKNITPMKAKQLAHDYLDEIAGDYREGLVRFADRILTPIWNKIYNGISVNNAATVRELARNGHEIVYVPCHRSHMDYLLLTYVIYHEGLVTPHIAAGINLNFWPAGPIFRKAGAFFLRRSFAGNKLYTAVFREYLELLFNKGYSVKYYPEGGRSRTGRLLPPKTGMLAMTLQAMQKGIQRPVSIVPVYIGYENVMEVGSYMKELRGKAKKKESPLQVLSAIKKLRNYGHGYLNFGEPILLNQFLDEHAPEWSLPNDETDKKPSWLSPAVNRLADDVMLEINKSAAINGMALTSLCLLASKTYKMSENELRQAIADYLDLFRAVPFSTTATIPDVDADTLLQSTLSLKRFAVDKDDFGKMIAPLPDKVAALTYYRNNIIHLFALPSLIMALVFSGAATSKSAIINTVKIVYPLLQKELFIYLSLANALAMTERFIEQFIAQGLLLEGKQLTAPSASSPAFHSAWLLSRVMQDTFQRYAIVLHVLSIHKQISRSALEKDARKIAERLSELFGVSSPEFSDKNVFATLINGLRENELVTSNEQGSLMLNEASENLQELVDKLVWPEVVQHLEKLD; encoded by the coding sequence ATGCGCTGGTGGCGTAAACTCTTTGCTTTTTTACTGTATTGGCCAATGCGAGTTCTGGTTAAAGCTCATACCATTCCTGCTCAAGTCCAAGATGAGCTGCATATCGACTCCGAAAAACCGGTTATCTATTTATTACACACTCGGTCCATAGCCGATTTACTTGCACTTGCCTTTTCTGCACGCAAAGTTGGCTTGCCAAGCCCATTAGCAAGTCAAATATTACCGGGGACTGACATTAAGTACCCTAGAGCATTGTTCCTTCATACCACGATGCCAGTGTTTGGCAAAAAACCGCGTAAAACGGATATAGAACGTCAATTTACTGAGCTATTTAATATCCATCGCCAGCATCCTGACATGGATGTTCAATTTGTCCCAGCCTATGTTACTTGGGGGCGTGCGCCAGAAAAAAGCAAGCCAAATTTTAGCGATCTCGTCGTCGATGTTGCCTCACCCAGCTGGGTACGCAAACTATTTATCGTGATGTTTTTGGGACGCGATAACTTCGTTTCCTACTCTAGAGCCGTCTCTTCCAAATTCATGTCCGACCAACATGGTTCAGATGAGCACATCGCCAAAAAGTTATTACGAGTAGCCGCCACCCACTTCCAGCGCAAACGACAAGGACTAACTGGCCCCACGTTACTCGAGCGACAAACCTTACACAGTGCTGTTGTGGGTGCAAAAGCAGTAAAACTTGCGATGCGCGAAGAAGTGCGAAGCAAAAACATCACGCCAATGAAAGCCAAACAACTTGCCCATGATTATTTAGATGAAATCGCCGGAGATTATCGCGAAGGATTAGTGCGTTTTGCAGACCGGATTCTCACTCCAATATGGAACAAGATCTACAATGGGATCAGTGTCAACAACGCGGCCACTGTGCGTGAGCTCGCCCGCAATGGCCATGAAATAGTGTATGTACCCTGTCACCGTTCGCACATGGATTATCTGCTGCTCACCTATGTCATCTATCACGAAGGCTTGGTCACACCCCATATTGCGGCAGGTATCAATCTTAATTTTTGGCCTGCAGGACCGATTTTCCGCAAAGCGGGCGCTTTCTTTTTACGTCGTAGTTTTGCGGGCAACAAACTGTACACAGCCGTGTTCAGAGAATACCTAGAACTGCTCTTTAACAAAGGTTACTCCGTCAAATATTATCCGGAAGGCGGTCGCTCACGCACGGGACGTTTGCTTCCTCCCAAAACCGGTATGCTGGCCATGACGTTGCAAGCCATGCAAAAAGGTATTCAGCGCCCTGTGAGTATTGTGCCGGTTTACATTGGCTATGAAAACGTCATGGAAGTGGGCAGTTATATGAAGGAGCTTCGCGGCAAGGCCAAAAAGAAAGAATCTCCGCTTCAAGTACTGTCCGCCATCAAAAAGCTCCGGAACTATGGTCACGGCTATTTGAATTTTGGTGAGCCCATTTTGTTGAACCAATTCCTCGATGAACACGCTCCAGAATGGTCTTTACCGAACGACGAAACAGACAAAAAACCAAGCTGGTTATCACCCGCCGTCAATCGCCTTGCTGATGATGTCATGTTAGAAATTAATAAGTCAGCGGCAATTAATGGCATGGCATTAACGTCATTGTGCTTGCTTGCTTCTAAAACCTATAAAATGAGTGAAAACGAGTTGCGTCAAGCCATTGCTGATTATCTTGATTTGTTTCGAGCTGTGCCGTTTTCGACCACTGCAACGATCCCAGATGTTGACGCGGACACATTGTTACAAAGCACATTGTCCCTCAAACGTTTTGCAGTAGACAAAGACGATTTTGGCAAAATGATCGCTCCATTGCCTGATAAGGTAGCTGCGTTGACTTATTATCGCAATAATATTATTCACCTTTTTGCGTTACCCAGTCTTATTATGGCGTTGGTATTTAGTGGCGCCGCCACCAGCAAGTCAGCCATCATAAACACTGTCAAAATTGTCTATCCATTATTGCAAAAAGAGTTATTTATCTACCTTAGCTTAGCAAATGCATTGGCCATGACCGAGCGTTTTATTGAACAATTTATTGCACAAGGGTTATTACTGGAAGGCAAACAACTGACCGCACCTAGTGCTTCAAGCCCTGCTTTCCATTCAGCATGGTTACTCTCTCGCGTGATGCAAGATACTTTTCAGCGCTATGCCATCGTCTTGCATGTATTAAGTATTCACAAGCAGATCTCACGCAGCGCCCTGGAAAAAGATGCCCGTAAAATCGCCGAGCGGTTATCGGAGCTGTTTGGGGTAAGTTCACCGGAGTTTTCGGACAAAAATGTCTTTGCTACGTTGATCAACGGATTACGTGAAAATGAATTGGTAACTTCGAACGAGCAAGGCTCCTTGATGCTGAATGAAGCCTCAGAAAACCTGCAAGAATTAGTGGATAAGTTGGTGTGGCCAGAAGTGGTGCAGCATTTGGAGAAGCTGGATTAA
- a CDS encoding MipA/OmpV family protein produces MKVFVYLLCLLFSAFTLSDEKNVARDLTGFENPDEALPLWEWGLAGGAGVSPDYPASAETDLVVLMIPYVIYRGDTFRFGDGQAQAVVKETNRWQFDVSLGLAFPSDSDDQSIREGMPDLDLFFEVGPQATYLVVDKQYKGGGVGRLKAILQARAVSSTDFSKLKHHGYVFEPELVWQQRGRWFSHSALTVRLGATFATQGVHSVFYDVEPQFVTEQRPLYESDSGYLGSKFTVGLSLELTDNLRGFVGGIINFNQGAANRDSPLFEKDISYSFGAGFAWRLYKSDRKASY; encoded by the coding sequence ATGAAAGTTTTCGTTTATTTACTCTGTTTGTTGTTCTCAGCTTTTACTTTGAGTGATGAAAAAAATGTCGCCCGAGATCTGACCGGATTTGAAAATCCTGACGAAGCGCTACCCTTATGGGAATGGGGGTTGGCTGGTGGCGCGGGTGTTTCTCCTGATTATCCGGCTTCCGCTGAGACTGATCTCGTTGTTCTGATGATACCTTATGTCATATATCGTGGAGATACATTTCGCTTTGGTGACGGTCAAGCACAAGCTGTCGTGAAAGAGACGAATCGCTGGCAATTTGATGTGTCTTTAGGTCTTGCCTTTCCATCGGATAGCGATGATCAATCCATCAGAGAGGGTATGCCTGATTTAGATTTGTTTTTTGAAGTCGGTCCACAAGCAACTTATCTAGTTGTAGATAAGCAATACAAGGGCGGAGGCGTAGGACGTCTGAAAGCTATTTTGCAAGCACGTGCAGTTTCTAGCACTGATTTTTCTAAGCTAAAACATCACGGCTATGTTTTTGAGCCCGAATTGGTCTGGCAGCAGCGTGGACGCTGGTTCTCTCACTCCGCTTTGACCGTACGACTTGGGGCAACATTTGCAACACAGGGGGTGCATAGTGTTTTTTATGATGTCGAACCTCAGTTCGTCACTGAACAAAGACCGCTTTACGAGTCAGATTCTGGTTATTTAGGGTCAAAGTTTACCGTGGGGTTATCCTTGGAATTAACGGATAACCTTAGAGGATTTGTCGGTGGCATCATTAATTTTAATCAGGGTGCGGCGAATCGCGATAGTCCATTATTTGAAAAGGATATCAGTTACAGCTTCGGCGCTGGCTTCGCATGGCGCTTGTATAAAAGCGACCGCAAAGCCAGTTATTAA
- the ilvA gene encoding threonine ammonia-lyase, biosynthetic, whose translation MTVSANEYLKKILLAPVYEAAVQSDCMQMTRLSETLQQQVFLKREDQQPVKSFKLRGAYNRIAQLSQAQLDAGVIAASAGNHAQGVAYAAKRKQIKATIVMPETTPDIKVEAVRNFGGEYVTIVQHGTSFDAASHRAKTLASELGMTLIPPFDDPDVIAGQGTVARELLEQCPDLEVVYIAVGGGGLAAGMAVYLKELNPTIKVIGVEVDESACLKAALDAGQPVTLPSVGIFADGVAVKTIGTETFRLCQAYLDDVVTVTNDEICTAIKDIFDDTRVIAEPAGAMSVAAIRKYASDNQGKNVAGILCGANINFHTLRYVSERCELGEGKEAVLAVELKEETGAFKAFCETLGSILITEFNYRFASADKAHVFVGIKLKGGMAEYQAITTKLTGHGYQWMDLSNNELAKLHVRHMVGGKPPIAINERVFGFEFPEYPGALLQFLNTLGARWDITMFHYRNHGAADGLVLVGFNLPDDASQEFESHLAELGFAYQEHTADPAYRYFLAR comes from the coding sequence ATGACAGTAAGCGCAAACGAGTATTTAAAAAAGATTTTATTAGCCCCTGTCTATGAGGCGGCGGTGCAATCTGATTGTATGCAGATGACACGTTTATCAGAAACCCTTCAACAGCAGGTATTTCTGAAGCGTGAAGATCAGCAACCGGTAAAATCTTTTAAACTTCGCGGCGCTTACAATCGCATCGCTCAACTTTCACAAGCGCAGCTGGATGCTGGGGTGATCGCAGCTTCTGCTGGTAATCACGCACAAGGTGTGGCGTATGCCGCCAAGCGCAAGCAAATTAAAGCCACCATTGTGATGCCGGAGACTACCCCAGACATTAAGGTCGAGGCGGTGCGCAACTTTGGTGGAGAGTATGTCACTATTGTCCAGCACGGAACCAGTTTTGATGCCGCATCCCATAGAGCCAAAACGTTAGCTTCTGAGCTGGGAATGACGTTGATCCCTCCGTTTGATGACCCAGATGTCATCGCCGGACAAGGCACTGTCGCGCGTGAGTTACTCGAACAATGCCCTGATTTAGAGGTGGTGTACATTGCGGTCGGTGGTGGTGGCTTAGCTGCTGGCATGGCCGTTTATCTCAAAGAACTCAATCCAACTATCAAAGTCATCGGTGTAGAGGTCGATGAATCAGCGTGCCTTAAAGCGGCACTTGATGCCGGTCAACCAGTAACTTTACCCAGTGTGGGTATTTTTGCTGATGGTGTGGCGGTCAAAACCATCGGTACCGAGACCTTTCGTTTGTGCCAGGCGTATTTGGACGATGTGGTCACAGTGACCAATGACGAAATCTGCACCGCCATTAAAGATATTTTTGATGATACTCGCGTCATTGCCGAGCCTGCGGGTGCGATGTCGGTTGCGGCAATCCGTAAATACGCAAGTGACAATCAAGGTAAAAATGTCGCAGGTATTTTGTGTGGTGCGAATATCAATTTTCACACGTTGCGTTATGTCTCAGAACGCTGTGAGTTAGGGGAAGGCAAAGAAGCTGTCTTAGCCGTTGAACTCAAAGAAGAAACCGGGGCATTTAAGGCGTTTTGTGAAACCTTGGGCTCTATACTGATTACTGAGTTTAACTACCGATTTGCCAGTGCGGACAAGGCACATGTCTTTGTTGGGATTAAGCTCAAAGGTGGCATGGCAGAGTATCAGGCCATCACGACCAAATTGACTGGGCACGGCTATCAATGGATGGACTTGTCTAACAACGAATTAGCCAAATTACATGTGCGTCACATGGTCGGCGGCAAGCCCCCAATCGCTATCAATGAGCGAGTGTTCGGCTTTGAGTTTCCCGAGTATCCCGGTGCATTATTACAATTCCTCAATACGCTTGGCGCGCGTTGGGACATTACCATGTTCCATTATCGCAACCACGGGGCGGCCGATGGCTTGGTCTTGGTTGGCTTTAATCTGCCAGATGATGCTTCACAAGAATTTGAATCGCATTTAGCCGAACTTGGGTTTGCGTATCAAGAGCATACTGCTGATCCGGCGTATCGTTACTTTTTGGCCAGATAG
- the ilvD gene encoding dihydroxy-acid dehydratase has translation MPKLRSATTTQGRNMAGARALWRATGMKDGDFGKPIIAVANSFTQFVPGHVHLKDLGQLVARSIEEAGGVAKEFNTIAVDDGIAMGHAGMLYSLPSREVIADAVEYMCNAHCADALVCISNCDKITPGMLMAAMRLNIPVIFVSGGPMEAGKTKLSDQIIKLDLVDAMVAAADDKVSDTDSEEIERSACPTCGSCSGMFTANSMNCLTEALGLSLPGNGSMLATHADREQLFIQAGKEIVKLCQRWYGDDDETALPRNIANFNAFENAMSLDIAMGGSTNTILHLLAAAIEGEVPFTMDDIDRLSRRVPHLSKVAPATPKYHMEDVHRAGGVMAILNELHKAGLLHGDAHHVLGKPMAEVIASMDITVDNPDADKFYRAGPAGIRTTKAFSQDCRWDEADTDRENGCIRSVEHAYSQEGGLAVLFGNLAERGCIVKTAGVDESIWKFTGPARVYEDQDDAVAGILNDEVKSGDVVVIRYEGPKGGPGMQEMLYPTSYLKSKGLGKECALITDGRFSGGTSGLSIGHCSPEAASGGGLALVENGDTIEIDIPNRTLNVALSDAELEARRVAMEARERPYKPVNRDRKVSLALRTFAMLATSADQGAVRDPSKVEDI, from the coding sequence ATGCCTAAACTACGTTCAGCAACAACGACTCAAGGTCGCAATATGGCCGGTGCCCGTGCATTATGGCGCGCCACAGGAATGAAGGATGGGGATTTTGGCAAGCCCATCATAGCGGTTGCGAATTCCTTTACTCAATTTGTACCTGGGCATGTGCACTTAAAAGATCTGGGACAATTGGTCGCCCGTAGCATTGAAGAAGCTGGCGGTGTGGCTAAAGAGTTCAACACCATTGCAGTGGATGATGGTATTGCCATGGGCCATGCTGGTATGTTGTACTCGTTACCATCAAGAGAAGTCATTGCCGACGCGGTGGAATATATGTGTAATGCGCATTGTGCCGATGCCTTGGTCTGTATTTCTAACTGCGATAAAATCACACCGGGAATGCTCATGGCAGCCATGCGCTTAAATATCCCTGTGATCTTCGTATCAGGTGGTCCAATGGAAGCTGGGAAAACTAAGCTTTCTGATCAAATCATAAAGCTGGACTTAGTCGATGCTATGGTGGCCGCGGCAGATGATAAAGTATCCGATACCGATTCAGAAGAAATCGAACGCTCAGCGTGCCCGACTTGTGGTTCGTGCTCAGGCATGTTCACGGCAAACTCAATGAACTGTTTGACCGAAGCGTTAGGTTTATCCTTGCCAGGCAATGGTTCGATGCTTGCCACTCACGCCGATCGCGAACAGCTCTTTATCCAAGCCGGTAAAGAAATTGTTAAGTTATGCCAGCGTTGGTATGGTGACGACGATGAAACGGCACTGCCACGCAATATTGCCAACTTTAATGCGTTTGAAAATGCCATGAGCTTAGACATTGCCATGGGCGGTTCAACCAATACGATCTTGCATTTGTTGGCCGCTGCGATTGAGGGTGAAGTACCGTTTACGATGGATGATATCGACCGTTTGTCGCGCAGAGTCCCGCATCTATCAAAAGTCGCGCCAGCCACACCTAAGTACCACATGGAAGACGTACACCGTGCCGGTGGCGTAATGGCGATTTTGAACGAATTACACAAAGCCGGTTTATTGCACGGCGATGCGCACCACGTACTGGGCAAGCCGATGGCTGAAGTAATCGCCTCTATGGATATCACTGTGGATAATCCAGATGCGGACAAATTTTACCGAGCCGGCCCAGCTGGAATCCGCACCACTAAGGCATTTAGTCAAGATTGCCGCTGGGATGAAGCTGATACCGACCGTGAAAATGGCTGTATTCGCTCAGTGGAACACGCTTATTCACAAGAAGGTGGTTTGGCAGTGTTGTTTGGTAATCTTGCTGAGCGCGGCTGTATTGTTAAAACCGCTGGTGTGGATGAGTCGATTTGGAAATTTACCGGACCTGCGCGTGTCTATGAAGATCAAGACGATGCCGTTGCAGGTATTCTCAATGATGAGGTCAAATCAGGTGATGTCGTAGTCATTCGCTATGAAGGCCCCAAAGGAGGTCCAGGTATGCAAGAAATGCTCTATCCCACCTCGTATCTCAAATCCAAAGGTCTTGGCAAAGAGTGTGCCTTGATCACAGATGGTCGTTTCTCCGGTGGTACCTCTGGCCTTTCTATTGGTCATTGTTCTCCAGAAGCCGCCTCTGGTGGTGGCTTGGCATTGGTCGAAAACGGCGATACGATCGAAATCGATATCCCGAACCGCACTTTAAATGTTGCGTTATCCGATGCCGAGTTAGAGGCGCGTCGCGTGGCAATGGAGGCACGTGAACGTCCTTATAAGCCAGTTAATCGTGATCGAAAAGTATCACTTGCATTGCGTACTTTCGCGATGTTGGCAACCAGTGCTGACCAAGGCGCGGTCCGCGATCCAAGTAAGGTAGAAGATATCTAA
- a CDS encoding branched-chain amino acid transaminase, with product MAKTPAEKIWFNGEIMPWRDATVHVMTHAIHYGSSVFEGIRAYNTPDQGTCVFRLNDHNRRLFDSAKIYRMTIPYTLDQVNQATMDIIRANELKSAYIRPIAFYGDLGMGIQVPFGQETELSIAAFEWGAYLGEEALTSGVDAGISSWSRLAANTLPTGAKAGGNYLSSQLISMEARRHGYGEGIALDVNGYVSEGAGENIFVIRDKVVMTTPKTAAILPGITRDTCMTLLKELGYEIREENIPRESMYLADEIFMCGTAAEVTPVRSVDGIAVGNGGRGPITKEVQDMFFGLFNGTTEDKWNWLTPVYK from the coding sequence ATGGCTAAAACCCCAGCAGAAAAAATTTGGTTTAACGGTGAAATCATGCCATGGCGAGATGCGACTGTGCATGTCATGACGCACGCAATTCACTACGGTTCATCGGTATTTGAAGGTATCCGCGCTTACAATACGCCGGATCAAGGTACGTGTGTATTTCGCTTAAATGATCACAATCGTCGTTTATTCGATTCTGCCAAAATATATCGCATGACCATCCCTTACACGCTCGACCAAGTCAATCAAGCGACGATGGATATCATCCGCGCCAACGAGCTCAAATCGGCCTACATTCGTCCAATCGCTTTTTACGGTGATTTAGGTATGGGAATACAGGTGCCATTTGGTCAAGAAACTGAGCTAAGCATCGCCGCCTTTGAATGGGGTGCGTATTTAGGTGAGGAAGCGTTAACGTCTGGTGTTGATGCAGGTATTTCATCGTGGAGCCGGTTGGCTGCCAATACCCTTCCTACCGGTGCAAAGGCCGGTGGTAACTACCTATCATCGCAATTGATTTCAATGGAAGCGCGACGTCATGGGTATGGCGAAGGCATTGCACTAGATGTCAATGGCTACGTCTCCGAAGGTGCTGGTGAAAACATCTTTGTGATTCGTGATAAAGTAGTAATGACGACGCCAAAAACAGCGGCGATTTTACCAGGTATTACTCGCGATACCTGTATGACGCTTCTCAAAGAATTAGGCTATGAAATTCGCGAAGAAAATATTCCGCGTGAATCCATGTATCTTGCTGATGAAATCTTTATGTGTGGCACCGCAGCTGAAGTCACGCCAGTCCGCAGTGTGGATGGCATTGCCGTTGGCAACGGCGGTCGCGGTCCCATCACGAAAGAAGTGCAAGATATGTTTTTCGGCTTGTTTAACGGTACCACCGAAGACAAGTGGAATTGGTTAACACCCGTATATAAATAA